DNA from Musa acuminata AAA Group cultivar baxijiao chromosome BXJ1-5, Cavendish_Baxijiao_AAA, whole genome shotgun sequence:
AGGTCTGCAATATCGAATTGTATCGCtcggtacgagcggtacgtaccggtccgacaggctatcGGTAcatgaccgcccgctaccgggcggtacgttaAAAAAaaccccgtatcggacgatacggggtaTTATCGGgtggtaatggtcgaaatttcgaccgttaccgcccagcactactcggtaacggtcgattttgaccgttaccgcccggtacaactcgataacgatcgatttcgaccgttaccgcactATAGCAGTAACGGactgaaaaccctatcctaattttttttttcaggtattttcagagGGTTTAATGGACTGAAATCAAGTATACCGcttggtacacctgggtgtactgctcggtacaccgtaccgtaccgtaccaagccCAGGTCAAAACACCggcacggtacggtattgcgaaccttgcaatATAGTGCTAAAAGAGTTATAATTAGTGTTAAAGAGTTCTAAAGAGTGGATCAATATGATGCTAAACAGTTTTAACCAATGCTAAACAGTTCTAAAGAGGAAATTGAGAAGAGGAGTAACCGACGACTATTGAGGAAGGTGGGGGAAGGAGAGGGAGGCGGACAAAGCTACGGATGAAGGCAGCGGCGACAGATGTAGGGTTTCACTTCGGGTTTGTTTCCAGGGGGGGCGGGTTTTGTGTTATGGTTTCACTTTGGGTTTGTCTCTCGGGAGGGTGGGTTTGACTTGCTCATTCCATGGAACCATGCTCAAACTCCAACCCAACTTCACTTGGGCACTCGCTAGAGGCGCTCGACACTagggctcaggcgagcgcctaaGCAGCACTTCATCGAAACATCTCGCCTGAAGGTTTTGCAAGGCGCTCGAGCCACGCCTCGCCGAAGCACCTTTTGaaaacactgattggatcctcctTATTTCAAGAGACTTGAGCCAATGCTCAACTAACATGTACCCTATGATTCCTGCTATAGCAGGTACCTGAACTCTATATTGAAATTTTCTTCATATGTCATAGAAGATCTTGGAGTAACACTGCAACAAAAAGTAGCATCAGCAAATCAAAAGTGTCAAGTTGCATGGCTTACCACTGCCTTACACTGCAGGAATAACCAGTCATGGGGAACATTATCCAGCAGGTACATGTAATCCTTGGGTTCTGCCACTGAAAAATAACATCCTTCTATAAAATATCTCAGAAGGATAAGcaacaaagagaaaaaagaactgTCATATAAATAATATGCTCACAATTTCCAAGGCCACCCCAGCCCTTATTGATGATGCCTCTTTGACCAGTAATTTTTAGTGCCTCCACAATAATCTTTGTCAATTTTCCAGGTTCTTGAACAGGCTACAAATTTACATAAAAGTTTAAAATAAGAATGAGTACCGATACTAGGAGGGCATAGACATTGATGATATTAAATCCTATAGAGTTATGACCACAACAAAATTCAAATAGTCAAGTTGAACAACTAAATTTGCTAAAACATCTTATATGCATGAGGTCTAGGAGGCACACAGGATCTGAGGTATGTGTAATATGCACTGCAATGTGAAGCTCCTGTTGCTAGAGAAGGATTACTCTATTTAAAATTTGTCAAAGTTAAAATTGTAATGTTCTCTTAATGTTACAGGGATTATAATCAAGCAGCAAATTCGGTTTCAACTCAAGGTAGAGTGGCTGGGGTCGAAGTGTTTTAGAAGGAAAAATATACCTTCTCTCGTTAAAATTTTGTCAAATGACCTTAACATGTCAGTGTGTAGATAAATTGAAGGAGCAAAAGATAAATTGCTCTTTCTGATAGTAATGCTTGCAGAAAATTACATGTTATTTTTTGTGCTGTAAAATTGAAGGAGCAAAAGATAAATTGCTCTTTCTGATAGTAATGCTTGCAGAAAATTACATGTTAtttttttccaagaaaaaaaaagttctatTATGATTTCAAACATCTTCTCATTGATATAATTCTAAATAGTTTATTTCCTTTGTTTTATTCCTTGATCTTTGTAGATTTCACCTGACtttaattttacttaattatgatttttgtcttcttttgcagCTCTCGTATCAGATTGTTGATTCTGTGATTTGGCTTGGAATATGCGACATGATAAATGATTttaggaaacaaaaattaaagctgCAACCTGTGACTTATTTAAGTGGTGTACAGACTTCTGCCTCTGACATACCTTATGGGTATATCTGGAGTCCCCATCTTATTCCAAAACCAAAAGGTTATTTTTTGAACTTAGTGATCATTGTTTAAACATATACTTTGAGTATAGATGTTAACTCTGTGACTGGCTCATGAACTGGGCAATTTcaatattgcataccttgctataTTGCATACAATTcaatattgcataccttgctataTTGACTCACTCTTTAGAACTGTTTAGCACTGGTTAGAAACTTGTTTAGCATAATTCTCCATTAGTAGAAACTAGAttgtgtcatttttatttttaagatcATATTTATCGatcataatatataatttttaaaatttaatattcttgAGCGCCTTACTTCGTTCGGGCAGGCGCTTAGACCAGGAGAAATTGCCCAGTTCATGAGCCAGTCACAGAGTTAACATCTATACTCAAAGTATATGTTTAAACAATGATCACTAAGTTCAAAAAATAACCTTTTGGTTTTGGAACAAGATGGGGACTCCAGATATACCCATAAGGTATGTCAGAGGCAGAAGTCTGTACACCACTTAAATAAGTCACAGGTTGcagctttaatttttgtttcctaaAATCATTTATCATGTCGCATATTCCAAGCCAAATCACAGAATCAACAATCTGATACGAGAGctgcaaaagaagacaaaaatcataattaagtaaaattaaaGTCAGGTGAAATCTACAAAGATCAAGGAATAAAACAAAGGAAATAAACTATTTAGAATTATATCAATGAGAAGAGAGTACCAATAGTAAAATATATGAAGAAGAAGGTCATTAACTACATACAACTCAAGATTATACTACCAGATAAAAGCACGAAAATTGATTCAATGGCTTCAGAATATAAGCTATAggtagaaaaaaaaaaccataggCCACTATTATGACATCATGCAGTATACTGCCGAGATAGGTAATGATAGAAACTAAGCTGGCATCAAAGCACAAAGAAAGAACTTTCACATTAGCTTATAGAATTTTACACAATAACAACAAGATCTTAACTAGGTTAAACAGAAAATGTTAACCACTCTTTAatttaatacagaaaatataacaAATGAAACAATAGGAGAGCAAAATATATTTCTCTTACTCTATATCCAACAGATTGCTTGACACGGGAAAGAGGATGTGGAAATTCACTAGTTGGTCTGAAAATGTGAAAGAAAATGTCACATCAGGCACACTTAAGTTACCTACTTTTACTAAAACCAACTTCAAACATAGCCATAATGTAAACCACCATATGCTATACAGAAAGAATGAAAAAGGGAAATAAGATCTCACGTCCATGGCATTGTAAAAAAAATGTGAATTGGTACTTTTAGCGCCTCAGCCACATGTGTATGCCCTGAACATGCAGTCATCCAGGTCGAAATAAGTCCTTATGGAAATGACGAAACATGAGCATAAACTCAATGCAGTCTGTTTATAGTATCTATTAAACCACTATAACCATATACAAGTAGAGACGAGCAATAAACATCTTGTGCTATCAAGGCAGATTGAGAAAGCAAGTAATTTAACTAACCACACAAATGTAGCACATGAAATACAAGGAGGTGACTAGTGAAGTTATATGGTGCTCAGCAGTAGGAGGAACTGTGTTTAACTTCAGGCTTTGCTGGATCTGAATAAAATGATCAAGGTTCATTCTTAAATACTCAGCTTGTTTCTAAGACCAAAATAGGTAAAAAAAGCAAAGTGATCATATCCTGTTAAAAACTCCACTGATGTCCAGCAGTAGATCACATCACAACTTTTACCTTGATGTCAAAGAGACGTAAAGCTTAtgtgattttaaatttgaattagTCCTGGCAACAGAATACCCTTAATGCTTAACACGTGTACCTTTTTCCAACCATGTTGCGATGATATCATTAGATTTTATTACATTGCATAGGCCTGTTCCTGTGCCTAGGCATATGCCTTGGCAGCAAACCCCATAATGCCACCCTCAAAAGACCAGCATGAATCAGTTGGTATATACATTGTTTGCAACAGAGAGCCTAAGCAGCAGCTCTTACCCAATGATCCTGTTCAAGATATACCAAATAAGCCAATGATATCTCAGGCAACAAACCAGAAAAGTTGAGAATTTGGTATCCTGGGGGCCATTATTAAGTGTATTAAGTGCAATGAGTACTTTGTCTTAGTCTGCCTTTTTCAGTTTATCGGAGAGGTGAAAGCCTGTTTGTCTGTGCGAGTATGATATTGGTGTGGAAtttcattattttaaataaatcctTCCCTCAGTTATCCTAGACTTATTTCCACTTCATATGGCCCATGTACTCCATTCGTTTGTTAAATTATTTTTCCTTCATtttggtctgagatatgccaaaaCATATCACTCTCTTAGGATGTTGAATTGTTGCCAATAATTATTGATTCACTAGAATGGCCGCCTGCATATAATTCATGGATCTACCCTGCCCATAAGACAACATACTATTTGTCGCTTGATGTAGCACCATAAATAATGACTGTAATATCATATATTGCAATATCACCGGTTTGGTATAGTTCAACTGGTTTTTATCGGTCCAACCACCAACCAGTATGTGGACCAGCCCAAATAGGGTGGCCCGATCTGGttcagtataattatattattattattattttctcttttAACTTTAACCCTACACTAGGGCTTGGCTTGTGCATTGTGACTCTCATGTCTTCACCCATCGCTACTCCCATGTCTGCTTGTCGCCCTCTGCTCGCCACCACCCATGCGCCCGTCGCCAACTCCTAGTACACCTCTTCATCcttggcttcctcttcctcttcttctttcttcctttgtttctCTCCCTCCCCCATCAATACCAAAGCATGTTTTAGCACACCGTATGTTGGTATGCTGGAATGGACCAGACTCGAATCGGTCTAACCGTGGCCCATAATTGCAAACCTTgtgtaatataatgatataatgcacaaacaaaaaaaaacataagaTTATGTAGTGTTATTATAGATTACTTTCTTACTGTTCTTGGAGGCAAAACAATAGATGCTGACATATCTTAATCTGCTAAAATCAAGACCAAGAGaggaaaagataaaaaatctacTTTCAGCTAATAGTATAGAAGTTTAGATTCTAACCATATGCGGGTGGATTTGCAATTATAGCATCGACTTTGAACGGAACATCGGTGCCAATATCAGGATCCTTACAGGCTGAAAGCAAGGAAAATATAATTTCTTTAATCTGTTTCTGTTGGATAGGTATCTCCGATGGTGCAGAAGGTAAGAAACCTTTATTCTTAACCATATCTGAAAAAGTAGCAATCCATGAACTGAACTATCCGGAAATACATTTGTCAAACACATTTAATAACTAACTAAATTATTCACATACATTCAGCAAGAATTTTTGGATCTCCACCTAGAGGATAAAACTCCAAGCCAGCAGTTAAAACAAATTCCCTGAAATTTGCATGAGTTGCCAGCCTAACACGATGACCATAGGCCTGAaagaaacttatttcataatcatgGGGCAGTCATGTGGAACACAATGTCCAAAGAGGCTAAATGCTGAAAAAATGAAGTACATATAAATCAATAATACTGCCTTCTGAAAGTAATGAAAATCAAATGTCTGCGCATAAGGAAATGATGTCCAATATCAAAAGACAATGCTGAATAGACAAACATGAAGGACAATGCTGACAAGTATTCTTAGCCTTTGTTCTAATAggacaaaaatattttttatttctcccATGTCTCAAATGCCCAAATGGGATACTCAAAATACTGGATCAAGATGTATAAAACTAGGAACTTTTGATGAGACCAACGATGCataagaagaaaaatgaaaaccATGCAAAACAATTAACAAAGTTCCAGAGTGTTAAATAAAAATGACTATAAATCTCAGGGGGCACCATTTCGGGTACTGGATCCGTCTCGGAGATTTGTTAGATCTGTatgcaaggtttgccgtaccggactgtaccgcccggtacgggcggtacgtaccggtccgacaggccagcggtacgcggaccgccccgtaccgtaccgagcactgtagcagtgtacagtaacaTTGTAGCAGTGTAcggtgctcggtacacctgggtgtaccgagcggtataccgtaccgtaccgataccgagcccgggtcgaaatgccggtacggtacggtacggcgaaccttgtctGTATGTACCAGGCCTATACCAGTGTACCGACACATGATACGTTCAGGCGTGTCAACAAGGACTCAAGCAATCCGTGTCTCGGATGTCAGTTAGACCAATCCATACCATCCGTACCATACCGACTTGGGTGATACAACAAACGTTGATAAATCTTACTAGGCACTTCCGAAATTTAAATTGGAAATTTTCTTAATAAAAAGTATGAAGTAAATCTACTTACTAAACACTGCCTGAACTAAGTTACAAATCCAGAATTAGACCGATGGTAATTGTTAGGATTTAGTAATACAGAAGAATACATCACAAATTAACTAACCTGCAAAAGTTTTCCAATAGCAACAAATGGTTGCACATCACCTCGTGTCCCAACAATAAGAATGACTATTTGCATCGGAGGTCGATACTGTAGATCAGGCAAATCTACTGGCTCTTCATCAACTGCTTCACCATATATATTCTCAGATCTCAAATTTATTGATTTGGTTTCAAAATTGCTTGGAACATCTACCACAACAGTCCCATCATCCTTCACTGTAGCTATTTGATTTAACGTCTTCATCCGCATcatataaaattaaaagaaaaaccaTAAAAATAGATAACAAAAAAGCCCAATATAACTGAAAAGATTcccttacaaagacaacatgatgcAAGCTTTCCTTGATGACAAAAACATAACACTGCAATGTCATACAGTATAAGGACAAAACTAGTAAAGGAACTGAACTTATTCAGCTTAAGCCAAGAAGCTGGGACCACCCAGCTTTTAGTTAGAAGGAATAATtcagagcaaaaataaaattctcaTTGCCCACTACCCATTTGAGCAAAATGTACCATTTGGCATGCAAAAATGAAGTTCTCAGAATTCAACGAGCAACAAGAataaattgatttatatttttcttctatctcttcttttttcttttctttccctctctCATTTCAGATGGATGAGTACCAAGCCAGTCCAGTTCAGTGTCTAAAATCAATTAGTTATAAGCTTTGGTTATGGGCTTTTAGGCTTCTTCAGTTTAGAACCTGGGTTTATCTTGCCACAATACTCCATTAAAACTCAAGTGTTCCTACTGTAGCATATTCATCAAAGAAGTGGAGAAGTGGATATGAAAGGGGAGGAATAAATGAAACTTGCCACATCAGAGTTTCGTCGAATTGGTATCTCGCTAGTGCTTCACTTCTCTCCTACGTGGCTCAGTGGTCTCATTCCAGTTTGACCACCAAAGAAGAGGAGAAACAATACATGATAGAAGAAACAAATTAAGCGTTAACTATTTAT
Protein-coding regions in this window:
- the LOC108951851 gene encoding sterol 3-beta-glucosyltransferase UGT80A2-like isoform X2, with the translated sequence MAENSNSMGESDKDGSASSPAVERNLPRASTMPKGTKYAEKSETSSEGPNLERSKTEKHGQNSPHDDPTAQLFDDKIPDKQKTLNQIATVKDDGTVVVDVPSNFETKSINLRSENIYGEAVDEEPVDLPDLQYRPPMQIVILIVGTRGDVQPFVAIGKLLQAYGHRVRLATHANFREFVLTAGLEFYPLGGDPKILAEYMVKNKGFLPSAPSEIPIQQKQIKEIIFSLLSACKDPDIGTDVPFKVDAIIANPPAYGHTHVAEALKVPIHIFFTMPWTPTSEFPHPLSRVKQSVGYRPVQEPGKLTKIIVEALKITGQRGIINKGWGGLGNLAEPKDYMYLLDNVPHDWLFLQCKAVVHHGGAGTTAAGLRAACPTTIVPFFGDQPFWGERVHARGLGPPPIPVDQFSLEKLVDAIMFMMTPKVKENAVQLAKAMETEDGVSGAVKAFLKHLPPKISPQVTPEPSSFVDFLVAPIRRNTYGDWKSIVKTAGKI
- the LOC108951851 gene encoding sterol 3-beta-glucosyltransferase UGT80A2-like isoform X3, producing MAENSNSMGESDKDGSASSPAVERNLPRASTMPKGTKYAEKSETSSEGPNLERSKTEKHGQNSPHDDPTAQLFDDKIPDKQKTLNQIATVKDDGTVVVDVPSNFETKSINLRSENIYGEAVDEEPVDLPDLQYRPPMQIVILIVGTRGDVQPFVAIGKLLQAYGHRVRLATHANFREFVLTAGLEFYPLGGDPKILAEYMVKNKGFLPSAPSEIPIQQKQIKEIIFSLLSACKDPDIGTDVPFKVDAIIANPPAYGHTHVAEALKVPIHIFFTMPWTPTSEFPHPLSRVKQSVGYRPVQEPGKLTKIIVEALKITGQRGIINKGWGGLGNLAEPKDYMYLLDNVPHDWLFLQCKAVVHHGGAGTTAAGLRAACPTTIVPFFGDQPFWGERVHARGLGPPPIPVDQFSLEKLVDAIMFMMTPKVKENAVQLAKAMETEDGVSGAVKAFLKHLPPKISPQVTPEPSSFVDFLVAPIRSIHA
- the LOC108951851 gene encoding sterol 3-beta-glucosyltransferase UGT80A2-like isoform X1; this encodes MAENSNSMGESDKDGSASSPAVERNLPRASTMPKGTKYAEKSETSSEGPNLERSKTEKHGQNSPHDDPTAQLFDDKIPDKQKTLNQIATVKDDGTVVVDVPSNFETKSINLRSENIYGEAVDEEPVDLPDLQYRPPMQIVILIVGTRGDVQPFVAIGKLLQAYGHRVRLATHANFREFVLTAGLEFYPLGGDPKILAEYMVKNKGFLPSAPSEIPIQQKQIKEIIFSLLSACKDPDIGTDVPFKVDAIIANPPAYGHTHVAEALKVPIHIFFTMPWTPTSEFPHPLSRVKQSVGYRPVQEPGKLTKIIVEALKITGQRGIINKGWGGLGNLAEPKDYMYLLDNVPHDWLFLQCKAVVHHGGAGTTAAGLRAACPTTIVPFFGDQPFWGERVHARGLGPPPIPVDQFSLEKLVDAIMFMMTPKVKENAVQLAKAMETEDGVSGAVKAFLKHLPPKISPQVTPEPSSFVDFLVAPIRRCFFSPQVTFCAFYVVKERHLWWNIYLYARVHISYPTSY